Within Microbacterium oryzae, the genomic segment CGAGGAGGGCGGCGAGGTCGACACCAGCTCGATGACGATCGGCGTCGCGATGCCGACTCAGCAGTCCGAGCGCTGGATCGCCGACGGCGACAACGTCAAGGCGACCCTGGAGGAGATGGGCTACCAGGTCGACCTCCAGTACGCGAACGACGACATCCCCACGCAGGTCTCGCAGATCGAGAACATGATCTCGAGCGGCGCGAACGCCCTCATCGTCGCCTCGATCGACGGCACCACCCTGACCGACGTGCTGCAGACGGCCGCCGACCAGGACATTCCCGTCATCGCATACGACCGTCTCATCAACGGCACCGAGAACGTCGACTACTACACGACGTTCGACAACTACCAGGTCGGCGTGCAGCAGGCGACGAGCCTCCTCACCGGCCTCGGCGTGCTCGACGAGAACGGCGACGAGACCGGCGAGAAGGGCCCGTACAACGTCGAGCTGTTCGCCGGCAGCCCCGACGACAACAACGCGACCTTCTTCTGGGAGGGCGCCATGGACACCCTCAAGCCCTTCATGGACTCGGGCGTTCTCGAGGTGCCGTCGGGTCAGACCGACTTCGACCAGGCCGCGATCCTGCGCTGGCTGCCGGAGACGGCCCAGGAGCGCATGGAGAACATCCTCACGATCATCGGCGACACCAAGCTCGACGGCGTGCTCTCGCCCTACGACGGCCTCTCCATCGGCATCATCTCCGCTCTCACCAGCGGCGGCTACTCGGCCGACGACCTCCCGGTCGTCACCGGTCAGGACGCCGAGGTCGGCAGCGTGAAGTCGATCCTCGCCGGCGAGCAGTACTCGACGATCTTCAAGGACACGCGCCTCCTCGGTGAGACGGCGGCCGACATGGTCGACGCGCTCATGCACGGCGACGAGCCCGAGGTCAACGACACCGAGACCTACGACAACGGCGAGAAGGTCGTGCCGTCGTACCTCCACGAGTCGACCATCGTCACCGCCGACAACTACGAGGAAGTCCTCGTGGACAGCGGCTACTACGAGGCCGACGAGCTCAAGTAGCAGGACCAGCGAGCCCGCCGTCGCCGACCGGCGCGGCGGGCTCGCGTCCGCCACGACCCACCATCCTCACAGCGAGAGAGCGAACCTGTGAACACCATCCTCGAGATGCGCGACATCACCAAGGAGTTCCCGGGCGTCAAGGCACTGCAGAACGTGACGCTCGAGGTCGAGCGCGGCACCGTCCACGCCATCTGCGGCGAGAACGGGGCCGGGAAGTCGACCCTCATGAAGGTGCTGTCGGGCGTCTACCCGCACGGCACCTACGACGGCGAGATCGTGCTGGAGGGCGAGACCGCGGAGTTCCGCGACATCCGCGACTCCGAGCGCGCGGGCGTCGTCATCATCCACCAGGAGCTCGCGCTGAGCCCCTACCTCTCCATCGCCGAGAACATCTTCCTCGGCAACGAGCGGCAGAAAAGCGGCTTCATCGACTGGCACGAGACGAACGTCGAGGCGCAGAAGCTCCTCGCGCGCGTCGGTCTCGGCGACAACCCCGCCACGCCCGTCAACGAGATCGGCGTCGGCAAGCAGCAGCTCGTGGAGATCGCCAAGGCGCTCTCCAAGCGCGTGAAGCTGCTCATCCTCGACGAGCCGACCGCGGCGCTGAACGACGAGGACTCCGCCCACCTGCTCGACCTGATCCGGCACCTCAAGGGCCAGGGGATCACGTCGATCATCATCAGCCACAAGCTCAACGAGATCAAGGCGATCGCCGATCGCGTGACGATCATCCGCGACGGCCGCACCATCGAGACCCTCGAGCTGGCCGCCGACGAGGTGTCGGAGAACCGCATCATCAAGGGGATGGTCGGCCGCGACCTCGAGAACCGGTACCCCGACCGCACGGTCGACATCGGCGAGGAGGTCTTCCGCGTCGAGGACTGGTGGGTCGGCCATCCGACCGAGCCCGGTCGCACCGTCATCCACGGCGCGAACCTCAGCGTGCGCGCGGGCGAGGTCGTCGGCATCGCCGGCCTCATGGGCGCGGGCCGCACCGAGCTCGGCATGAGCATCTTCGGGCGCTCCTACGGGTCGAACATCTCCGGTCGCGTGTTCGTGCGCGGCAAGGAGGTCAACACGAAGACCGTGTCCGACGCCATCGCCGCCGGCATCGCATACGCGACGGAGGACCGGAAGGTCTTCGGCCTCAACCTCATCGAGGACATCAAGCGGAACATCTCGCTGGCGTCGCTCGGCAAGCTCGCCCGCCGCGGCTGGGTGAACGCGCAGGAGGAGTACGTCGTCGCGGAGCGCTACCGCAAGAGCATGAACATCAAGGCGCCGTCGGTCGCCTCGGTCGTCGGGAAGCTCTCGGGAGGGAACCAGCAGAAGGTCGTCCTCTCGAAGTGGCTGTTCTCCGACCCCGAGGTGCTCATCCTCGACGAGCCCACGCGCGGCATCGACGTCGGCGCGAAGTACGAGATCTACTCCCTCATCAACGAGCTGGCGGCGCAGGGCAAGGCCATCATCGTCATCTCGTCCGAGCTGCCCGAGCTGCTCGGCATCAGCGATCGCGTCTACGCGATCTCGGAGGGACACATCACCGGCGAGCTGCCCATCGAGAAGGCGACACCCGAGTCGCTCATGCAGCTCATGACCAAGGAGAAGGAAGCCGACCATGTCCTCAGCTAGCGCCACCGCCTCGCCCGCGCGCGGTGCGATCGCGTTCCTGACCTCACGGCTCCGGCAGATCGGCATCTTCATCGCGCTCATCGCGATCGTGCTGTTCTTCCAGATCGTGACGAGCGGTCGCCTGCTGACCGCCGGCAACGTCTCGAACATCATCGTCCAGAACAGCTACATCCTCATCCTCGCCATCGGCATGGTGATGATCATCATCGCCGGGCACATCGACCTGTCCGTCGGATCG encodes:
- the chvE gene encoding multiple monosaccharide ABC transporter substrate-binding protein, with translation MKKHLLLVGIVAVGGLALAGCSGDRTGGGAAAPEEGGEVDTSSMTIGVAMPTQQSERWIADGDNVKATLEEMGYQVDLQYANDDIPTQVSQIENMISSGANALIVASIDGTTLTDVLQTAADQDIPVIAYDRLINGTENVDYYTTFDNYQVGVQQATSLLTGLGVLDENGDETGEKGPYNVELFAGSPDDNNATFFWEGAMDTLKPFMDSGVLEVPSGQTDFDQAAILRWLPETAQERMENILTIIGDTKLDGVLSPYDGLSIGIISALTSGGYSADDLPVVTGQDAEVGSVKSILAGEQYSTIFKDTRLLGETAADMVDALMHGDEPEVNDTETYDNGEKVVPSYLHESTIVTADNYEEVLVDSGYYEADELK
- the mmsA gene encoding multiple monosaccharide ABC transporter ATP-binding protein; the encoded protein is MRDITKEFPGVKALQNVTLEVERGTVHAICGENGAGKSTLMKVLSGVYPHGTYDGEIVLEGETAEFRDIRDSERAGVVIIHQELALSPYLSIAENIFLGNERQKSGFIDWHETNVEAQKLLARVGLGDNPATPVNEIGVGKQQLVEIAKALSKRVKLLILDEPTAALNDEDSAHLLDLIRHLKGQGITSIIISHKLNEIKAIADRVTIIRDGRTIETLELAADEVSENRIIKGMVGRDLENRYPDRTVDIGEEVFRVEDWWVGHPTEPGRTVIHGANLSVRAGEVVGIAGLMGAGRTELGMSIFGRSYGSNISGRVFVRGKEVNTKTVSDAIAAGIAYATEDRKVFGLNLIEDIKRNISLASLGKLARRGWVNAQEEYVVAERYRKSMNIKAPSVASVVGKLSGGNQQKVVLSKWLFSDPEVLILDEPTRGIDVGAKYEIYSLINELAAQGKAIIVISSELPELLGISDRVYAISEGHITGELPIEKATPESLMQLMTKEKEADHVLS